From the Amycolatopsis thermoflava N1165 genome, one window contains:
- a CDS encoding hemolysin family protein, protein MASSAALLVIAVALVLLGAVLAAADAAVSTVSKARAEGLVRMGRPGARQLAMVIDERRRHINLLVLLRLGCELTATVLVTVVFLRWIKPEALALVVAALVMVLVSYVLIGVGPRTIGRQYPYRVGTVIAWPVRVLGSVLGPLSRLLIIIGNAITPGQGFREGPFTTEIELRELVDLAEERGVVEPGERQMIHSVFELGDTVAREVMVPRTEIIWIEQTKSVRQALALSLRTGYTRLPVIGESVDEIVGVVNIKDLVRAQLEGGEAKPVSDLMYPASFVPDSKRLDDLLREMQVSHNHLAIAVDEYGGTAGLLTIEDILEEIVGEITDESDLEERPPVEHLDDRTVRVSARLGVGDLGELFGLELEDHDVETVGGLLAQRLGRVPLPGAEAEVDGLRLHAEGGKDRRGRMRITTVVVQAESDELAGRRVRTGNGDHDEADRSVDHA, encoded by the coding sequence ATGGCGAGTTCGGCCGCTCTCCTGGTGATCGCCGTGGCGCTGGTGCTGCTCGGCGCGGTGCTGGCGGCCGCCGACGCGGCGGTGAGCACCGTGTCCAAGGCCCGCGCCGAGGGGCTGGTCCGGATGGGCCGCCCCGGCGCCCGCCAGCTGGCCATGGTGATCGACGAGCGGCGCAGGCACATCAACCTGCTGGTGCTGCTTCGGCTCGGCTGCGAGCTGACCGCGACGGTCCTGGTCACCGTCGTGTTCCTGCGCTGGATCAAGCCCGAAGCGCTGGCGCTGGTGGTGGCCGCGCTGGTGATGGTGCTGGTCAGCTACGTCCTCATCGGCGTCGGGCCGCGCACCATCGGCCGCCAGTACCCCTACCGCGTGGGCACCGTCATCGCCTGGCCGGTGCGGGTGCTCGGGTCGGTCCTCGGACCGCTGTCCCGGCTGCTGATCATCATCGGCAACGCGATCACCCCCGGCCAGGGGTTCCGGGAAGGCCCGTTCACCACGGAAATCGAGCTGCGCGAGCTGGTCGACCTGGCCGAGGAACGCGGCGTGGTGGAGCCGGGCGAGCGGCAGATGATCCACTCGGTGTTCGAGCTCGGCGACACGGTGGCGCGCGAGGTGATGGTGCCGCGCACCGAGATCATCTGGATCGAGCAGACCAAGAGCGTCCGGCAGGCGCTCGCGTTGTCGCTGCGTACCGGGTACACCCGGCTGCCGGTGATCGGCGAGTCGGTGGACGAGATCGTCGGCGTGGTCAACATCAAGGACCTGGTCCGGGCGCAGCTCGAAGGCGGCGAGGCCAAGCCGGTGTCGGACCTGATGTACCCGGCGAGCTTCGTGCCCGACTCCAAGCGCCTGGACGACCTGCTGCGGGAGATGCAGGTGTCGCACAACCACCTGGCGATCGCGGTCGACGAGTACGGCGGCACCGCGGGCCTGCTGACCATCGAGGACATCCTGGAGGAGATCGTCGGCGAGATCACCGACGAGTCCGACCTGGAGGAACGGCCGCCGGTCGAGCACCTCGACGACCGCACGGTCCGGGTGTCCGCGCGGCTCGGCGTCGGCGACCTGGGCGAGCTGTTCGGACTGGAGCTGGAGGACCACGACGTGGAGACCGTCGGCGGTCTGCTCGCGCAGCGGCTCGGGCGGGTGCCGCTGCCCGGCGCCGAGGCCGAAGTGGACGGCCTGCGGCTGCACGCCGAGGGCGGCAAGGACCGCCGCGGCCGGATGCGGATCACGACCGTGGTGGTGCAGGCGGAGAGCGACGAGCTGGCCGGACGTAGGGTGCGTACCGGTAACGGTGACCACGACGAGGCCGACAGGAGTGTGGACCATGCCTGA
- the dnaJ gene encoding molecular chaperone DnaJ encodes MARDYYGILGVPKNASDQEIKRAYRKLARELHPDVNPSEDAQHKFSEVTTAYEVLSDPQKRKIVDLGGDPLDNGARAGGGGGDPFGGFGGLGDIMDAFFGAATGGGRGRGPRSRVQPGSDALIRISLSLEECATGVDKEITVDTAVLCDQCHGNGTAPGGTVKTCDTCGGQGEIQSVQRSFLGQVVTSRPCPVCRGFGEVITDPCRQCGGDGRVRARRSVTAKIPAGVGDGMRIRLSAQGEVGPGGGPAGDLYIEVDEEPHEVFVREGHDLHCNLRIPMTAAALGATVPLETLIDGEYELSVDPGTQSGTELVLAGMGMPRLRSSGRVDGRGDLHVHVDVTVPTKIDEAQRELLQQLAQLRGEEAGVTSNGRHQGGLFSKLRAKSHK; translated from the coding sequence GTGGCCAGGGACTACTACGGCATCCTCGGGGTGCCCAAGAACGCGAGTGATCAGGAGATCAAGCGCGCCTACCGCAAGCTCGCCCGCGAGCTGCACCCCGACGTCAACCCGTCCGAGGACGCCCAGCACAAGTTCAGCGAGGTCACCACGGCGTACGAGGTCCTGTCGGACCCGCAGAAGCGCAAGATCGTGGACCTCGGCGGCGATCCGCTGGACAACGGGGCCCGCGCCGGTGGTGGCGGCGGCGACCCGTTCGGCGGGTTCGGCGGTCTCGGCGACATCATGGACGCCTTCTTCGGCGCGGCCACCGGCGGCGGACGCGGGCGCGGCCCGCGCAGCCGCGTCCAGCCCGGCTCGGACGCGCTGATCCGGATCAGCCTCAGCCTCGAAGAGTGCGCGACCGGGGTCGACAAGGAGATCACCGTCGACACCGCGGTGCTGTGCGACCAGTGCCACGGCAACGGCACCGCTCCCGGCGGCACCGTGAAGACCTGCGACACGTGTGGCGGGCAGGGTGAGATCCAGTCCGTGCAGCGGTCCTTCCTCGGCCAGGTCGTCACCTCGCGGCCGTGCCCGGTGTGCCGCGGCTTCGGCGAGGTCATCACCGACCCGTGCCGCCAGTGCGGTGGCGACGGCCGGGTGCGCGCCCGCCGTTCGGTGACCGCGAAGATCCCGGCCGGTGTGGGCGACGGGATGCGGATCCGGCTGTCGGCCCAGGGCGAGGTCGGTCCCGGTGGCGGCCCGGCGGGCGACCTCTACATCGAGGTCGACGAGGAGCCGCACGAGGTGTTCGTGCGCGAGGGCCACGACCTGCACTGCAACTTGCGGATCCCGATGACGGCGGCCGCGCTGGGCGCGACGGTGCCGTTGGAGACCCTGATCGACGGCGAGTACGAGCTGTCGGTGGACCCGGGCACCCAGTCGGGCACCGAGCTGGTGCTGGCGGGGATGGGCATGCCGCGGCTGCGCTCGTCCGGGCGGGTCGACGGGCGGGGCGACCTGCACGTCCACGTGGACGTCACGGTGCCGACCAAGATCGACGAAGCTCAGCGCGAGCTGTTGCAGCAGCTGGCCCAGCTGCGCGGCGAGGAGGCCGGGGTGACGTCCAACGGGCGGCACCAGGGCGGGCTGTTCTCGAAGCTGCGCGCCAAGAGCCACAAGTAA
- a CDS encoding isoprenyl transferase: MRLKARAASSAAVELRAPDPHPSGAKPPAIPAELVPNHVALVMDGNGRWANQRGLPRIEGHKRGEAVMIDVASGAVELGVKWLSVYAFSTENWKRSPDEVRFLMGFNRDTIRRQVDYLGSIGVRIRWAGRAPRLWRSVIKELQAAEEKTKHNTLLNMTMCVNYGGRAEIADAARQVARLAAEGKINPDKVDERMLAKYMYQPEMPDVDLFLRPSGELRTSNFMLWQSAYAEFVFQDTLFPDFDRRQLWAACEEYARRDRRFGAAVDAAKGAS; encoded by the coding sequence GTGCGGCTCAAGGCACGTGCGGCGAGTTCGGCTGCGGTGGAACTGCGGGCCCCGGACCCGCACCCGTCCGGTGCGAAGCCGCCGGCGATCCCCGCCGAGCTGGTGCCGAACCACGTCGCACTGGTCATGGACGGCAACGGCCGCTGGGCCAACCAGCGTGGCCTGCCGCGGATCGAGGGGCACAAGCGCGGCGAGGCAGTGATGATCGACGTCGCCAGCGGGGCGGTCGAGCTGGGCGTCAAGTGGCTGTCGGTGTACGCGTTCTCGACGGAGAACTGGAAGCGCAGCCCGGACGAGGTGCGGTTCCTGATGGGTTTCAACCGGGACACCATCCGCCGCCAGGTCGACTACCTGGGTTCGATCGGTGTGCGGATCCGGTGGGCCGGGCGCGCGCCGCGGCTGTGGCGCAGCGTCATCAAGGAGCTGCAGGCGGCCGAGGAGAAGACCAAGCACAACACGCTGCTGAACATGACGATGTGCGTGAACTACGGCGGCCGCGCGGAGATCGCCGACGCGGCCCGCCAGGTGGCGCGGCTGGCCGCCGAGGGCAAGATCAACCCGGACAAGGTGGACGAGCGGATGCTCGCGAAGTACATGTACCAGCCGGAGATGCCGGACGTGGACCTGTTCCTGCGGCCCTCCGGCGAGCTGCGGACGTCGAACTTCATGCTCTGGCAGTCGGCCTACGCGGAGTTCGTCTTCCAGGACACGCTGTTCCCGGACTTCGACCGGCGCCAGCTGTGGGCGGCGTGCGAGGAGTACGCGCGCCGGGACCGCCGGTTCGGCGCCGCGGTGGACGCGGCGAAGGGGGCGTCGTGA
- a CDS encoding histidine triad nucleotide-binding protein: protein MSDAETLFERIIAGEIPSEKVYETETTFAFRDIQPQARVHVLVVPKKRYRNVAELAAADPQLLSDVLTTAAKVAELEGIAESGYRVVFNTESDAGQTVFHVHAHVLGGEQLGFFGRLAK, encoded by the coding sequence ATGAGTGATGCCGAGACGCTGTTCGAGCGGATCATCGCCGGTGAGATCCCGAGCGAGAAGGTGTACGAAACTGAAACGACTTTCGCGTTTCGGGATATCCAGCCGCAGGCTCGCGTGCACGTGCTCGTGGTGCCGAAGAAGCGTTACCGGAATGTCGCCGAGCTGGCCGCCGCCGATCCGCAACTGCTCTCCGACGTGCTGACGACCGCCGCGAAGGTCGCCGAACTCGAGGGCATCGCCGAGTCGGGGTACCGCGTGGTCTTCAACACGGAGAGTGACGCCGGCCAGACGGTCTTCCACGTGCACGCGCACGTCCTGGGCGGGGAACAGCTCGGGTTCTTCGGGCGGCTCGCGAAGTAA
- the recO gene encoding DNA repair protein RecO, producing MSLYRDTGVVLRVHKLGEADRIITFLTRRYGKVRAVAKGVRRTTSRFGARLEPFGHVDVQFYTGRTLDVITQVQTVDAFALPLVGDYQRYTAASAIAETADRLTVEEGEPAMRLYLLVVGALRALADGQRDASLVLDAFLLRAMAFAGWAPAITECARCGLPGPHTAFNVQAGGLLCGNCRVPGSVHPAPEVLVLLESLLHGDWDVAEASVAGTRRDASGIVAAHLQWHLERQLKSLPLVERRAKELQPGK from the coding sequence GTGAGTCTTTATCGCGACACCGGCGTGGTGCTGCGGGTCCACAAGCTGGGTGAGGCGGACCGCATCATCACCTTCCTCACGCGGCGGTACGGCAAGGTCCGGGCCGTCGCGAAGGGGGTGCGCCGCACGACGTCGCGGTTCGGGGCGCGGCTGGAGCCGTTCGGGCACGTCGACGTGCAGTTCTACACCGGCCGCACCCTGGACGTGATCACGCAGGTCCAGACGGTCGACGCGTTCGCGCTGCCGCTGGTGGGCGACTACCAGCGCTACACGGCGGCCAGCGCGATCGCCGAGACCGCCGACCGGCTCACCGTCGAGGAGGGCGAGCCGGCGATGCGGCTGTACCTGCTGGTCGTGGGGGCGTTGCGGGCGCTGGCCGACGGCCAGCGGGACGCCTCGCTGGTGCTGGACGCGTTCCTGTTGCGGGCGATGGCGTTCGCGGGCTGGGCGCCGGCGATCACCGAGTGCGCGCGTTGTGGCCTGCCCGGCCCGCACACCGCGTTCAACGTGCAGGCGGGTGGCCTGCTGTGCGGCAACTGCCGCGTCCCGGGGTCGGTGCACCCGGCGCCCGAGGTGCTGGTGCTGCTGGAGTCGCTGCTGCACGGGGACTGGGACGTCGCGGAGGCCTCGGTCGCCGGGACCCGGCGGGACGCCAGCGGCATCGTGGCCGCTCACCTGCAGTGGCACCTCGAACGGCAGCTGAAGTCGTTGCCGCTCGTCGAGAGGCGTGCCAAGGAGCTCCAGCCGGGCAAGTAG
- a CDS encoding LysR family transcriptional regulator substrate-binding protein: MPLLADRLRLVLPAHHPAARKPEVKLVDLADDDWISADRPCLDLLAAKDGVEPRIAYETRDYAAILALVRAGLGAALVPASVLRGADGIVMRDLAGSALDREVYAVHRPRPAAHVEAVAGLLARVASRLS; the protein is encoded by the coding sequence ATGCCGCTGCTCGCCGACCGGCTGCGGCTGGTGCTGCCCGCCCACCACCCGGCGGCGCGCAAGCCCGAGGTGAAGCTGGTCGACCTCGCCGACGACGACTGGATCTCGGCCGACCGCCCGTGCCTGGACCTGCTGGCCGCCAAGGACGGGGTGGAGCCGCGGATCGCCTACGAGACCCGGGACTACGCGGCGATACTCGCGCTGGTCCGGGCCGGGCTGGGCGCGGCGCTGGTGCCGGCGAGCGTGTTGCGTGGCGCCGACGGGATCGTGATGCGCGACCTGGCCGGGAGCGCGCTGGACCGCGAGGTGTACGCGGTGCACCGGCCCCGGCCGGCCGCGCACGTCGAGGCCGTGGCCGGCCTGCTGGCGCGGGTGGCGTCCCGGCTCAGCTGA
- the hrcA gene encoding heat-inducible transcriptional repressor HrcA yields the protein MPSSEERRFEVLRAIVADYVSTHEPVGSKALVDRHSLGVSSATVRNDMAVLEEEGYITQPHTSAGRIPTDKGYRLFVDKLSEVKPLSPAERRAIISFLDGALDLDDVLRRSVRLLAQLTRQVAVIQYPTMSNSSLRHLEVVPLTPARLMLVIITDSGRVDQRTVDLGDVMTEENVARIREMLNAALAGRRLTDAATRVTELPDQAPGELRDALVRICTLLVEHLVEHPEERLVLGGTANLTRSVADFPGSLRQVLEALEEQVVVLKLLAAARNPGAVTVRIGEENEDEQMRSTSVVSIGYGKNDMLLGGMGVVGPTRMDYPGTIAAVRAVANYVGQILAGG from the coding sequence GTGCCCAGCTCGGAGGAGCGTCGCTTCGAGGTCCTGCGCGCCATCGTCGCGGACTACGTGTCGACCCACGAGCCGGTCGGCTCCAAGGCGCTCGTGGACCGGCACAGTCTCGGCGTGTCCAGCGCGACGGTGCGCAACGACATGGCGGTGCTGGAGGAGGAGGGGTACATCACCCAGCCCCACACCAGCGCCGGCCGCATTCCCACCGACAAGGGCTACCGGCTCTTCGTCGACAAGTTGTCCGAGGTCAAGCCGCTGAGCCCGGCCGAACGGCGGGCCATCATCAGCTTCCTCGACGGGGCGCTGGACCTGGACGACGTCCTGCGCCGCTCGGTGCGGCTGCTCGCGCAGCTGACCAGGCAGGTCGCGGTCATCCAGTACCCGACGATGTCGAACTCCTCGCTGCGCCACCTGGAAGTGGTGCCGCTCACACCGGCCCGCCTGATGCTGGTGATCATCACCGACTCCGGACGGGTCGACCAGCGCACCGTCGACCTCGGTGACGTGATGACCGAGGAGAACGTCGCCCGCATCCGCGAGATGCTCAACGCGGCCCTGGCCGGCCGCCGCCTCACCGACGCGGCCACCCGGGTCACCGAACTGCCCGACCAGGCGCCCGGCGAGCTGCGCGACGCGCTCGTGCGGATCTGCACGTTGCTGGTCGAGCACCTGGTCGAGCACCCCGAGGAGCGGCTGGTCCTCGGCGGCACGGCGAACCTCACCCGCAGCGTCGCCGACTTCCCCGGATCGCTGCGCCAGGTGCTCGAGGCGCTCGAGGAACAGGTCGTGGTGCTCAAGCTGCTCGCCGCGGCGCGCAACCCCGGTGCGGTCACCGTTCGCATCGGTGAAGAGAATGAAGACGAGCAGATGCGCAGCACCTCGGTCGTGTCGATCGGCTACGGCAAGAACGACATGCTGCTCGGCGGTATGGGTGTGGTCGGTCCGACGCGGATGGACTACCCCGGCACGATCGCCGCGGTGCGCGCGGTGGCCAACTACGTGGGGCAGATCCTGGCCGGCGGCTAG
- the ybeY gene encoding rRNA maturation RNase YbeY has product MTIEIANESGVAVDETSIVSAARFALDRMEVSPLAELSVVLVTLDVMSDLHERWMDLPGPTDVMAFPMDELDAARRPDAGDPSPALLGDIVLCPAFARDQARTAGHSLLDELHLLTVHGVLHLLGYDHAEPAEEREMFGLQKRILADFQAAVAEARRRDAQRTADDRLLGAAGLDGPADAES; this is encoded by the coding sequence ATGACCATCGAGATCGCGAACGAGTCCGGCGTCGCGGTGGACGAGACGTCGATCGTCTCGGCCGCGCGCTTCGCGCTGGACCGCATGGAGGTCAGCCCGCTCGCCGAGCTGTCGGTGGTGCTTGTGACCCTGGACGTCATGTCCGACCTGCACGAACGGTGGATGGACCTGCCCGGTCCCACCGACGTCATGGCCTTCCCCATGGACGAGCTGGACGCCGCCCGCCGCCCCGACGCCGGTGACCCGTCGCCCGCGCTGCTCGGCGACATCGTGCTGTGCCCGGCCTTCGCCAGGGACCAGGCCCGCACCGCCGGCCACTCGCTGCTCGACGAGCTGCACCTGCTGACCGTGCACGGCGTGCTGCACCTGCTCGGCTACGACCACGCCGAGCCCGCCGAGGAGCGCGAGATGTTCGGGCTGCAGAAGCGGATCCTGGCCGACTTCCAGGCCGCGGTCGCCGAGGCGCGGCGCCGCGACGCGCAGCGCACGGCCGACGACCGGCTGCTGGGGGCCGCGGGCCTGGACGGCCCCGCCGACGCCGAAAGCTGA
- a CDS encoding RDD family protein — MTNPYGQPPGQQPYGQYPQTGPQPYGQPSGGFQQPYGQPGQPQPGYPAYGPPQGYPGQPQYGQPAYGQPQYAGIPPMPGQAHIVVPGSRIQFRHTPPLVLATMGSRFLARVVDGLIIGVPLTILVLILQLAVLAGDPSTWWIFLLFLPLTSLSVLVYEGVMLATRGATVGKNVAGIRIVTEQSAGQPGAGIGGGPAFTRLATMVLPGLIPCIGGLVELLVVLSPFFDEQARQGWHDKAAKTYAISTKALY; from the coding sequence GTGACCAATCCCTATGGTCAGCCGCCGGGGCAGCAGCCCTACGGGCAGTACCCGCAGACCGGTCCGCAGCCCTACGGCCAGCCGTCCGGCGGGTTCCAGCAGCCGTACGGCCAGCCCGGTCAGCCGCAGCCCGGTTACCCGGCGTACGGGCCGCCGCAGGGTTATCCGGGCCAGCCCCAGTACGGGCAGCCCGCGTACGGCCAGCCCCAGTACGCCGGCATCCCGCCGATGCCGGGCCAGGCGCACATCGTCGTGCCGGGGTCGCGGATCCAGTTCCGGCACACGCCGCCGCTGGTGCTGGCGACGATGGGCAGCCGGTTCCTCGCCCGGGTCGTGGACGGGCTGATCATCGGTGTGCCGCTGACGATCCTCGTGCTGATCCTGCAGCTCGCCGTGCTCGCCGGTGACCCCAGCACGTGGTGGATCTTCCTCCTGTTCCTGCCGCTCACCTCGTTGTCGGTACTGGTCTACGAGGGCGTGATGCTCGCCACGCGTGGCGCGACGGTCGGCAAGAACGTGGCGGGCATCCGGATCGTCACCGAGCAGTCGGCGGGACAGCCGGGCGCCGGGATCGGCGGCGGGCCGGCCTTCACCCGGCTGGCCACGATGGTGCTGCCGGGCCTGATCCCGTGCATCGGCGGTCTGGTCGAGCTGCTGGTGGTGCTGTCGCCGTTCTTCGATGAGCAGGCGCGCCAGGGCTGGCACGACAAGGCCGCGAAGACTTACGCCATCTCGACGAAGGCGCTGTACTGA
- a CDS encoding 16S rRNA (uracil(1498)-N(3))-methyltransferase, producing the protein MPSTTPPVFLVEELPAGPRFVLSGEEARHAATVRRMRAGERLVASDGRGSAAECVIAEVRPGREPVLDLEVSRRWTEAAPALRVVVAQALAKGDRGELAVELATEAGADEILPWRAERSVVRWEEGPRGAKALARWQNTARAAAKQARRAWVPPVREPVSTAELAAVAATAACAVVLEGSASRRLTELSLPAAGDLLLVVGPEGGITDGEVDALTSAGAVGVRLGPTVLRTSTAAAVALGALGAMTSRWD; encoded by the coding sequence ATGCCGTCCACCACGCCGCCGGTCTTCCTGGTCGAGGAGCTGCCGGCGGGGCCGCGGTTCGTGTTGTCCGGCGAGGAGGCCCGCCACGCGGCGACCGTGCGGCGCATGCGCGCGGGGGAGCGGCTGGTCGCCTCCGACGGCCGCGGTTCGGCCGCGGAGTGTGTGATCGCGGAGGTCCGCCCGGGCCGTGAACCGGTGCTGGACCTGGAGGTTTCCCGGCGGTGGACGGAGGCCGCGCCCGCGCTGCGGGTCGTGGTGGCGCAGGCGCTGGCCAAGGGCGACCGCGGCGAGCTGGCCGTGGAACTGGCGACGGAGGCGGGTGCGGACGAGATCCTGCCGTGGCGGGCCGAGCGCAGCGTGGTGCGCTGGGAGGAGGGCCCGCGCGGGGCGAAGGCGCTGGCCCGCTGGCAGAACACTGCGCGCGCGGCGGCCAAGCAGGCCCGGCGGGCGTGGGTGCCGCCCGTGCGCGAGCCGGTGAGCACGGCCGAGCTGGCGGCGGTGGCGGCCACAGCGGCGTGTGCGGTGGTGCTGGAGGGCAGTGCTTCGCGGCGGCTGACCGAGCTGTCGCTGCCCGCCGCCGGTGATCTGCTGCTGGTGGTGGGCCCGGAAGGCGGCATCACCGACGGCGAGGTGGACGCGCTGACATCGGCGGGTGCGGTCGGGGTCCGGTTGGGCCCCACGGTGCTGCGCACGTCCACCGCGGCCGCGGTGGCCCTGGGCGCCCTCGGCGCGATGACTTCCCGCTGGGACTGA
- the era gene encoding GTPase Era has protein sequence MTHRSGFACFVGRPNAGKSTLTNALVGTKVAITSSKPQTTRHAIRGIVHRDDAQLVIVDTPGVHKPRTLLGQRLNDVVRETWSEVDVVGFCVPADEKVGPGDRYIASELRKVAKRTPVIGIVTKTDVAKPEQIAEQLLALQDVLDFEELIPVSAVDGFQVKQLEDLLVARLPEGPQLYPDGDLTDEPEQTLVAELIREAALEGVRDELPHSIAVTVEEMLPREDKRDLLDIYATVYVERPSQKGIILGHQGERMKAVGAQARQQIQKLLGTKVYLNLHVKVAKDWQRDPKQLRRLGF, from the coding sequence GTGACCCACCGCTCCGGTTTCGCCTGCTTCGTCGGCCGTCCCAACGCCGGCAAGTCCACCCTGACCAACGCGCTGGTCGGCACCAAGGTCGCGATCACCTCGAGCAAGCCGCAGACCACCCGGCACGCCATCCGCGGCATCGTCCACCGCGACGACGCCCAGCTGGTCATCGTGGACACGCCCGGCGTGCACAAGCCGCGGACCCTGCTTGGGCAGCGGCTCAACGACGTCGTGCGCGAGACGTGGTCCGAAGTGGACGTCGTGGGGTTCTGCGTGCCCGCCGACGAGAAGGTCGGCCCCGGCGACCGCTACATCGCGAGCGAGCTGCGCAAGGTCGCCAAGCGCACCCCGGTCATCGGGATCGTCACCAAGACCGACGTGGCCAAGCCGGAGCAGATCGCCGAGCAGCTGCTGGCGCTGCAGGACGTGCTGGACTTCGAAGAGCTGATCCCGGTGTCCGCGGTGGACGGTTTCCAGGTGAAGCAGCTGGAGGACCTGCTGGTCGCGCGGCTGCCCGAGGGCCCGCAGCTCTACCCGGACGGCGACCTGACCGACGAGCCGGAGCAGACGCTCGTGGCGGAGCTGATCCGCGAGGCGGCGCTGGAGGGCGTGCGCGACGAGCTGCCGCACTCCATCGCGGTGACCGTCGAGGAGATGCTGCCGCGCGAGGACAAGCGCGACCTGCTCGACATCTACGCCACGGTGTACGTCGAGCGGCCCAGCCAGAAGGGCATCATCCTGGGCCACCAGGGCGAGCGGATGAAGGCCGTCGGGGCGCAGGCGCGGCAGCAGATCCAGAAGCTGCTGGGCACCAAGGTCTACCTCAACCTGCACGTGAAGGTCGCCAAGGACTGGCAGCGCGACCCGAAGCAGTTGCGCCGCCTGGGTTTCTGA
- a CDS encoding PhoH family protein has product MAGTAQGGAARSDVPESAGDVTETTGTARSTRSAQSRFPIPDGAVLTLLGSRDENLRVAEELLAADVHVRGNEVTLTGEPADVAFGERVFAELVALAGRGQQVGPDTVRRTVGMLSAGGAESPAEVLSMDILSRRGRTIRPKTLNQKRYVDAIDKHTIVFGVGPAGTGKTYLAMAKAVQALQAKAITRIILTRPAVEAGERLGFLPGTLSEKIDPYLRPLYDALHDMVDPDSIPRLIQAGTIEIAPLAYMRGRTLNDAFIILDEAQNTTPEQMKMFLTRLGFGSKIVVTGDITQVDLPTGQKSGLRVVREILEGVEDLHFATLTSSDVVRHRLVGDIVDAYEKWQAEQDAERGTGTGNGWRGRH; this is encoded by the coding sequence TTGGCCGGAACCGCACAGGGTGGAGCCGCCCGATCGGACGTTCCCGAGAGCGCCGGGGACGTCACTGAGACCACCGGAACCGCACGGAGCACGCGCAGCGCCCAGTCCCGGTTCCCCATTCCGGACGGCGCGGTGCTGACGCTGCTCGGATCCCGCGACGAGAACCTGCGGGTGGCCGAGGAACTGCTGGCCGCCGACGTCCACGTCCGGGGCAACGAGGTCACCCTCACCGGGGAGCCCGCGGACGTCGCGTTCGGCGAGCGCGTGTTCGCCGAACTGGTCGCGCTGGCCGGGCGCGGCCAGCAGGTCGGCCCGGACACCGTCCGCCGTACCGTCGGCATGCTGTCGGCAGGCGGCGCGGAGTCGCCTGCCGAGGTGCTCAGCATGGACATCCTGTCCAGGCGCGGCCGCACCATCCGTCCGAAGACGCTGAACCAGAAGCGCTACGTCGACGCCATCGACAAGCACACGATCGTGTTCGGGGTCGGCCCGGCCGGCACCGGCAAGACGTACCTGGCGATGGCGAAGGCCGTGCAGGCGCTGCAGGCCAAGGCGATCACCCGGATCATCCTCACCCGCCCCGCGGTCGAGGCCGGGGAGCGGCTCGGCTTCCTGCCGGGCACGCTGTCCGAGAAGATCGACCCGTACCTGCGGCCGCTGTACGACGCGCTGCACGACATGGTCGACCCGGACTCGATCCCGCGCCTGATCCAGGCGGGCACGATCGAGATCGCGCCGCTGGCCTACATGCGCGGCCGCACCCTCAACGACGCGTTCATCATCCTCGACGAGGCGCAGAACACCACGCCCGAGCAGATGAAGATGTTCCTCACTCGGCTCGGCTTCGGCTCGAAGATCGTGGTGACCGGCGACATCACGCAGGTCGACCTGCCGACCGGGCAGAAGTCGGGCCTGCGGGTGGTGCGTGAGATCCTGGAAGGCGTGGAAGACTTGCATTTCGCCACGCTGACCAGCTCCGACGTGGTGCGCCACCGGCTGGTCGGGGACATCGTGGACGCCTACGAGAAGTGGCAGGCCGAGCAGGACGCCGAGCGCGGCACCGGCACCGGGAACGGCTGGCGGGGCCGGCACTGA
- a CDS encoding DUF2752 domain-containing protein — protein MGERSWRSVRVTPAVAAAGLAAGVALGTGVLRIPCWFHALTGLDCPFCGGSRALGALLRGDVAGALSYNAFALVVLLPLAVATLVAAVRWEAGLARRWWPPGARGRWLTLSVAGAALVWWAGRNLPFAPFTGLSAYA, from the coding sequence ATGGGCGAACGGTCGTGGCGGAGCGTGCGGGTCACGCCCGCCGTGGCCGCCGCCGGTCTCGCGGCCGGGGTGGCGCTCGGCACCGGCGTGCTCCGGATCCCGTGCTGGTTCCACGCGCTGACCGGCCTGGACTGCCCGTTCTGCGGCGGCAGCCGGGCGCTGGGCGCGTTGTTGCGCGGCGATGTGGCCGGGGCCCTGTCGTACAACGCGTTCGCGCTGGTGGTGCTCCTCCCCCTGGCGGTGGCCACGCTGGTCGCGGCGGTCCGGTGGGAGGCCGGGCTGGCGCGCCGGTGGTGGCCGCCTGGCGCGCGGGGACGGTGGCTCACGCTGTCCGTCGCCGGTGCCGCGCTCGTGTGGTGGGCAGGGCGGAACCTGCCGTTCGCGCCGTTCACCGGGTTGTCCGCGTACGCGTGA